A region of Asticcacaulis excentricus DNA encodes the following proteins:
- a CDS encoding alpha-L-fucosidase, translating into MRPTRRQMLGSAAALSGATLAPATQAATAPFKASWESLGDAYETPDWFKDAKLGLWSHWGPQCVPEAGDWYGRQMYMQGNPYYDLHVQRYGHPAHHGFMEIINDWKVTEWDPEGQIALYKAAGAKYFVSMANHHDNLDMFDSKFHKWNSLNVGPKMDIVGRWAKVARAAGLRFGVSNHAAHAWHWWQTAYGYDPEGPMRGVRYDAARLTKADGKGKWWDGLDPQDLYTGPAGDMVPPDGLTTIKAMNDYHDQHSGQWLETSPNAWYARQWLLRQNDLVDKYRPDFVYFDNYGLPLEQAGLDATAYFYNQNRKWNGGKLEAVVTGKKLDARQKRAIVDDVERGFSDRLRAEYWQTCTCIGNWHYDRGLYERNGYKTAKDVIQRLGDIVAKNGNMLLSIPQRGNGAIDEKEVKILQDMAAWMTVNGEAIFGTRVWTIYGEGPARFAEGMQNEHAQKGFTHEDIRYTTKGGVLYALGQDWPNSGYMSLTAMAQGSAQRKGTVERVELLGHGQPLDFGLSINGLNVKLPDARPTFTPVLKIFGTGIV; encoded by the coding sequence ATGCGCCCTACCCGCCGTCAGATGCTTGGTTCCGCCGCTGCGCTCAGCGGTGCCACCCTCGCCCCCGCCACGCAGGCCGCGACGGCCCCGTTCAAGGCCAGTTGGGAGTCGCTGGGCGACGCCTATGAGACGCCGGACTGGTTCAAGGACGCCAAGCTGGGCCTGTGGTCGCACTGGGGGCCGCAGTGCGTGCCGGAAGCCGGCGACTGGTACGGACGGCAGATGTATATGCAGGGCAATCCCTATTACGACCTGCATGTGCAACGTTATGGCCATCCGGCGCATCATGGCTTTATGGAGATCATCAACGACTGGAAGGTCACGGAATGGGACCCGGAAGGCCAGATCGCCCTCTATAAGGCCGCCGGTGCCAAATACTTTGTGTCGATGGCCAATCACCACGACAATCTCGACATGTTCGATTCGAAGTTCCACAAATGGAATTCCCTGAACGTCGGCCCGAAGATGGATATTGTCGGCCGCTGGGCAAAGGTGGCGCGCGCCGCCGGTCTGCGATTTGGCGTGTCCAACCACGCCGCCCACGCTTGGCACTGGTGGCAGACGGCCTATGGCTACGATCCGGAAGGGCCGATGCGCGGCGTGCGCTATGACGCGGCGCGCCTGACGAAGGCCGATGGCAAGGGCAAATGGTGGGACGGCCTCGACCCGCAGGACCTTTATACCGGTCCGGCCGGGGACATGGTACCGCCCGACGGTCTGACCACGATCAAGGCGATGAACGACTATCACGATCAGCATTCGGGTCAGTGGCTGGAAACGTCGCCCAACGCCTGGTACGCCCGGCAGTGGTTGCTGCGTCAGAACGATCTGGTCGATAAATACCGGCCGGATTTTGTCTATTTCGACAATTACGGCCTGCCGCTGGAGCAGGCGGGGCTCGATGCCACGGCCTATTTCTATAACCAGAACCGCAAATGGAACGGCGGCAAGCTGGAGGCCGTCGTGACCGGCAAGAAGCTGGACGCCAGACAGAAACGCGCCATCGTCGATGATGTCGAGCGCGGCTTTTCTGACCGTCTGCGCGCGGAATACTGGCAGACCTGCACCTGCATCGGCAACTGGCACTACGACCGCGGGCTCTATGAGCGCAATGGATATAAAACCGCCAAGGACGTCATCCAGCGCCTCGGCGATATCGTCGCCAAGAACGGCAATATGTTGCTGTCTATCCCGCAGCGCGGCAATGGTGCCATTGACGAAAAGGAAGTCAAAATCCTTCAGGACATGGCGGCGTGGATGACGGTGAATGGTGAGGCCATCTTTGGCACCCGCGTCTGGACGATCTACGGCGAAGGCCCGGCCCGCTTTGCCGAGGGGATGCAGAACGAACACGCGCAGAAGGGCTTTACCCACGAAGACATCCGCTACACCACCAAGGGCGGGGTGCTCTACGCGCTGGGGCAGGACTGGCCCAACAGCGGGTATATGAGCCTGACGGCCATGGCGCAGGGGTCGGCCCAGCGCAAGGGCACGGTCGAGCGGGTCGAACTGCTGGGCCACGGTCAGCCGCTGGACTTCGGCCTGTCGATCAACGGGCTGAATGTGAAGCTGCCCGACGCGCGCCCGACCTTTACGCCGGTGCTGAAGATATTCGGCACCGGCATAGTATAA
- a CDS encoding sialate O-acetylesterase produces the protein MKLTSLRLTAGLLALTLPLTSPLTAEAAPRFAAIFGDHAVLQREAPVRVWGFADKGETVTLRIAGQTATATADASGRWEATLAPLPAGGPYELSLSGGATLKDVLVGDVFLCSGQSNMEFTTKYATNAYNEILNSANDRIRFVTVEKDAQPAGPLSDLPKSPAWRAVGPETTGDTSAVCYYMSKALAAKTGVPIGMIHSSWGGTMIQSWLSQSTLHQLKSYDTGLETLKLYARDPQAAQKGWQKVTQAWWDTHEPQAAEKRQWANVAYDDRDWKIMDTTRFWEESGDPALAGFDGVVWYRSEITLTAAQARSATTLVLGAVDDADTTFLNGQVIGSGEGWNTPRRYDIPKGVLKAGRNVIALRAVDTGGGGGLWGDPKPRGLYLSDGKIIQIPEKWKYKISTPMSALSDVPTTPWLPTSGLATLYNGMIAPIAPYTLKGVAWYQGESNASNAREYSRLLPALFADWRASFRQPDLPVVVVQLANFGPVVNGPAPSQWAALRESQRLSVKADAKTALAVSLDVGDRTDIHPTQKKVVGERVALGMRKAAYGEAVALSPEPVSATRRGADVVIRFRDTGGKLLTYSSDQAIGFEACDGACRYVSATVEGDAVVLKGAATAKQVRYGWADSPYVNLYNASDLPVAPFQIDIP, from the coding sequence ATGAAACTGACATCCCTGCGCCTGACCGCCGGTCTGCTGGCCCTGACGCTGCCCCTGACGTCCCCTCTGACGGCTGAGGCCGCGCCGCGCTTTGCCGCCATCTTCGGTGACCACGCTGTGTTGCAAAGAGAGGCCCCGGTGCGGGTGTGGGGCTTTGCCGATAAGGGCGAAACGGTCACCCTGCGCATCGCCGGTCAGACGGCGACCGCAACGGCTGACGCTTCAGGCCGCTGGGAGGCGACCCTGGCCCCCCTGCCCGCAGGCGGACCTTACGAGCTAAGCCTGTCGGGTGGTGCGACGCTGAAGGACGTTCTGGTGGGCGACGTGTTCCTGTGTTCGGGGCAATCGAACATGGAATTCACCACCAAATACGCCACCAATGCCTATAACGAGATCCTCAACTCGGCCAATGACCGCATCCGCTTCGTCACGGTCGAAAAGGACGCGCAGCCCGCCGGCCCGCTGAGCGACCTGCCGAAATCACCGGCGTGGCGCGCGGTCGGACCCGAAACGACCGGCGATACCTCCGCCGTCTGCTACTACATGTCGAAAGCGCTGGCGGCGAAGACCGGTGTGCCCATCGGCATGATCCATTCGTCGTGGGGCGGCACCATGATCCAGTCGTGGCTGAGCCAATCGACCCTGCATCAGCTCAAAAGCTATGATACCGGCCTTGAGACCCTGAAACTCTATGCCCGCGACCCGCAGGCGGCGCAAAAGGGCTGGCAGAAGGTGACGCAAGCCTGGTGGGATACCCACGAACCGCAGGCGGCCGAAAAGCGCCAGTGGGCAAACGTGGCCTATGACGACCGCGACTGGAAGATCATGGACACGACGCGCTTCTGGGAAGAGTCGGGCGACCCGGCCCTTGCGGGCTTTGACGGCGTGGTGTGGTATCGCAGCGAGATCACCCTGACCGCCGCGCAGGCCAGATCGGCCACCACGCTGGTGCTGGGGGCGGTGGACGATGCCGATACCACCTTCCTCAATGGTCAGGTCATAGGCTCAGGCGAAGGGTGGAACACGCCGCGCCGCTATGACATCCCTAAGGGCGTGCTAAAAGCCGGGCGCAATGTCATAGCCCTGCGCGCCGTCGATACGGGCGGCGGTGGCGGCCTGTGGGGCGACCCCAAACCGCGCGGTCTTTACCTCAGCGATGGCAAAATTATTCAAATTCCGGAAAAATGGAAATACAAGATTTCCACGCCTATGTCGGCCCTTAGCGATGTGCCGACCACACCGTGGCTGCCCACCTCCGGGCTGGCGACCCTGTATAACGGTATGATCGCGCCGATCGCGCCCTACACGCTCAAGGGTGTGGCCTGGTATCAGGGCGAATCCAATGCCAGCAATGCCAGGGAATACAGCCGTTTGCTGCCCGCTTTATTCGCCGACTGGCGCGCCAGCTTCCGGCAACCCGATCTTCCCGTCGTTGTCGTGCAACTGGCCAATTTCGGGCCGGTGGTGAACGGCCCGGCCCCGTCGCAATGGGCGGCCTTACGCGAATCCCAGCGCCTCAGCGTCAAGGCCGACGCGAAGACCGCTCTGGCCGTCAGCCTCGATGTGGGCGACCGCACCGACATCCATCCGACACAGAAAAAGGTGGTGGGTGAGCGCGTGGCACTGGGGATGCGCAAGGCCGCCTATGGCGAAGCGGTCGCCCTGTCGCCCGAACCCGTCTCGGCCACGCGCCGCGGCGCGGATGTGGTAATCCGGTTCCGCGACACGGGCGGCAAGCTCCTCACCTATTCGTCGGATCAGGCCATCGGTTTTGAAGCCTGCGACGGTGCCTGCCGCTATGTCAGTGCGACGGTCGAAGGCGATGCGGTGGTGCTGAAAGGGGCGGCGACGGCGAAGCAGGTCCGCTATGGCTGGGCCGACTCGCCCTACGTCAATCTCTACAACGCCAGCGACCTGCCGGTCGCCCCGTTCCAGATCGACATCCCATAA
- a CDS encoding LacI family DNA-binding transcriptional regulator, with protein MARKVSRRGGNIVTIHDVARHVGVSPMTVSRVINGEKNVREETRKKVAEAIEALNYSPNMAARSLASQDSSRIALIYSNPSMSFLSELLLGILHQSSQSGCQLIIESCEGPEGVADVLDKLKSLGVDGVVLPPPLSDSTRVAKALREMGLPFVGVATSRPSPDAASVSIDDFKAAFAMTQRLIALGHRRIGFIKGNPNSYYSQLRHEGYIAALTKAGLTPEDKLIGQGYFTYRSGFDAAESLLMRDERPTALFASNDDMAAGAVASAHRLGLDVPRDVTIVGFDDTSMASSVWPELTTVRQPISDMASLGLKMLLEQIRTRRSGQPYAPVHEIRDFAIIERQSSSAPGEDATD; from the coding sequence TTGGCGCGTAAGGTCAGTCGTCGCGGCGGCAACATCGTCACCATCCATGATGTGGCCCGGCACGTCGGCGTGTCGCCGATGACCGTGTCGCGCGTCATCAATGGTGAGAAGAACGTCCGCGAAGAGACGCGCAAAAAGGTGGCCGAAGCTATCGAAGCGCTGAACTATTCGCCGAATATGGCGGCGCGCTCTCTGGCCTCTCAGGATTCGTCGCGCATCGCCCTGATCTATTCCAACCCCTCCATGTCTTTCCTGTCGGAACTGCTGCTGGGCATACTGCACCAGAGCTCGCAAAGCGGCTGTCAGTTGATCATCGAAAGCTGCGAAGGCCCCGAAGGCGTGGCCGATGTGTTGGACAAGCTGAAATCGCTGGGCGTCGATGGCGTGGTCCTGCCGCCGCCTCTGTCGGATTCCACCCGCGTGGCCAAGGCCCTGCGCGAGATGGGCCTGCCGTTTGTCGGTGTGGCGACGTCGCGCCCGTCGCCGGATGCGGCCAGCGTCTCCATCGACGATTTCAAGGCGGCCTTCGCCATGACGCAGCGCCTGATCGCGCTGGGCCACCGCCGTATCGGCTTTATCAAGGGCAACCCCAACTCCTATTACAGCCAGTTGCGGCATGAGGGCTACATCGCGGCCCTCACCAAGGCCGGGCTGACGCCGGAAGACAAGCTGATCGGGCAGGGTTATTTCACCTATCGCTCGGGCTTCGATGCCGCCGAAAGCCTGCTGATGCGCGATGAGCGCCCGACGGCGCTGTTTGCCTCCAACGACGATATGGCCGCCGGTGCGGTGGCTTCGGCTCACCGGCTGGGCCTCGATGTGCCCAGAGATGTGACCATTGTGGGCTTTGACGATACGTCCATGGCCTCGTCCGTGTGGCCGGAACTGACCACCGTGCGTCAGCCGATTTCCGACATGGCGTCGCTGGGGCTGAAGATGCTGCTGGAGCAGATTCGCACGCGCCGTTCGGGTCAGCCCTATGCACCCGTGCATGAAATCCGCGACTTCGCGATCATTGAGCGGCAGTCCTCTTCGGCACCGGGCGAAGACGCGACGGACTGA
- a CDS encoding fumarylacetoacetate hydrolase family protein — MTDFLPAAMLPVDWREATLVGRILLPEGPTPVLVKGGEVFDMSAVAPTVAQLLANWPEKGVPAGGKSLGKLEDFAFQKAWEGKSTLLSPIDLQVVKAAGVTFAVSAVERVIEERARGDYNKAQAIRDDLAARVGGDIRSVVPGTEAAAKLKEALIADGLWSQYLEVAIGPDAEVFTKSPVLSSVGWGEEVGVRSDSTWNNPEPEVVMVVDPKGRALGATLGNDVNLRCFEGRSALLLGKAKDNNASCALGPFIRLFDEGFTIEDVRSAVLDLRIDGPEGYVLEGRSSMDQISRDPLELIRQALSEHHYPDGFVLMLGTLFAPTQDRDTPGRGFTHKVGDIVTVTSPKLGTLENRVTTSKDARAWTFGIVALMQNLVSRGLLKVETAKADAA, encoded by the coding sequence ATGACCGATTTCCTCCCCGCCGCCATGCTTCCGGTAGATTGGCGTGAGGCCACGCTGGTGGGCCGCATCCTTCTGCCCGAAGGCCCGACCCCGGTTCTGGTCAAGGGGGGCGAGGTGTTCGACATGAGCGCGGTGGCCCCGACCGTGGCGCAGCTTCTGGCGAACTGGCCGGAAAAGGGCGTCCCCGCTGGCGGCAAGAGCCTTGGCAAGCTGGAAGACTTTGCCTTCCAGAAGGCGTGGGAAGGGAAATCGACCCTGCTGTCGCCCATCGACCTTCAGGTGGTCAAGGCGGCGGGCGTCACCTTTGCCGTGTCGGCGGTCGAGCGCGTCATCGAAGAACGCGCGCGCGGCGATTATAACAAGGCGCAGGCCATTCGCGATGATCTGGCCGCCCGCGTCGGCGGCGATATCCGCTCGGTCGTGCCGGGGACCGAAGCGGCGGCCAAGTTGAAAGAGGCGCTGATCGCCGACGGCCTGTGGTCGCAATATCTCGAAGTCGCCATCGGTCCTGACGCCGAAGTCTTCACCAAATCGCCGGTCCTGTCGTCGGTGGGCTGGGGCGAAGAGGTCGGCGTGCGCTCCGACTCGACATGGAACAACCCTGAGCCCGAAGTGGTGATGGTCGTCGATCCGAAGGGTCGCGCGCTGGGGGCGACGCTCGGTAACGACGTCAATCTGCGCTGCTTCGAAGGCCGCTCGGCGCTCCTGCTGGGCAAGGCCAAGGACAACAACGCCTCGTGCGCGCTGGGGCCGTTCATTCGCCTGTTCGACGAAGGCTTCACGATTGAGGATGTGCGTTCCGCCGTGCTCGATCTGCGCATCGACGGGCCGGAAGGCTATGTGCTGGAAGGCCGTTCCTCGATGGATCAGATCAGCCGTGATCCGCTGGAGCTGATCCGTCAGGCGCTGAGCGAGCACCACTATCCCGACGGTTTCGTCCTGATGCTGGGCACGCTGTTTGCCCCGACGCAGGACCGCGACACGCCGGGTCGCGGCTTCACGCACAAGGTCGGCGACATCGTCACCGTCACTTCGCCAAAGCTCGGTACGCTGGAAAACCGCGTCACCACCTCAAAAGACGCACGCGCCTGGACCTTTGGTATCGTCGCCCTGATGCAGAACCTCGTCTCGCGGGGTCTGCTGAAGGTCGAAACGGCCAAGGCCGATGCGGCCTAG
- the carA gene encoding glutamine-hydrolyzing carbamoyl-phosphate synthase small subunit, with protein sequence MTDLLPGVTGVLVLADGTVFQGLGCGATGDALGEVCFNTAMTGYQEILTDPSYMDQIVAFTFPHVGNVGVNPEDVEQLGDDPRRAARGAIFRDLPTPPANWRSTLSFDAWMASRGVVGLAGIDTRALTKRIREKGMPHGVIAHNPEGQFDIPALTQKAAEWAGLVGLDLAKDATSTQSAQWTSDLWKWSEGHKDGQKADFDVVVIDYGVKQNILRALISVGAAVKIVPAQTPAEEILAMKPDGVLLSNGPGDPAATGAYAVPQIQKLVEAGLPVFGICLGHQMLALALGAKTLKMEQGHHGANHPVKDLTTNKVEIVSMNHGFAVDRDSLPSGVVETHVSLFDGTNCGIALAGKPVFSVQHHPEASPGPVDSLYLFERFAHYMRDAKVAV encoded by the coding sequence ATGACTGATCTTCTTCCCGGTGTAACGGGGGTTCTGGTTCTGGCCGATGGCACCGTGTTTCAGGGCCTGGGCTGTGGCGCGACCGGCGATGCGCTGGGCGAGGTCTGCTTCAATACGGCCATGACCGGCTATCAGGAAATCCTCACCGATCCGTCCTATATGGATCAGATCGTCGCCTTCACCTTCCCGCACGTCGGCAATGTCGGCGTCAATCCGGAAGACGTCGAACAACTGGGCGATGATCCCCGCCGGGCCGCCAGAGGCGCGATTTTCCGCGACCTGCCGACGCCGCCCGCCAACTGGCGCTCGACCCTCAGCTTCGATGCGTGGATGGCCTCGCGCGGCGTCGTGGGCCTCGCCGGGATCGACACGCGCGCGCTGACCAAGCGCATCCGCGAAAAGGGCATGCCGCACGGCGTGATCGCCCACAACCCCGAAGGTCAGTTCGACATCCCCGCCCTGACGCAAAAGGCCGCCGAATGGGCGGGTCTTGTCGGGCTGGATCTGGCCAAGGACGCCACCTCGACCCAGTCGGCGCAATGGACCTCCGACCTGTGGAAGTGGTCCGAAGGCCATAAGGACGGTCAGAAGGCGGACTTCGACGTCGTCGTCATCGACTATGGCGTGAAGCAGAACATCCTGCGCGCCCTGATCAGCGTCGGTGCGGCGGTAAAGATCGTCCCGGCCCAGACGCCGGCCGAAGAGATTCTGGCGATGAAGCCCGATGGCGTGCTGTTGTCCAACGGTCCGGGCGATCCGGCCGCCACCGGGGCCTATGCCGTACCGCAGATTCAGAAGCTGGTCGAAGCCGGTCTGCCGGTCTTTGGCATTTGTCTCGGCCATCAGATGCTGGCTCTGGCGCTGGGGGCGAAGACGCTCAAGATGGAACAGGGCCACCACGGCGCCAACCACCCGGTCAAGGACCTGACCACCAACAAGGTTGAGATCGTTTCGATGAACCACGGCTTTGCGGTCGATCGCGACAGCCTGCCCTCCGGTGTCGTCGAAACCCATGTCTCGCTGTTTGACGGCACCAACTGCGGTATCGCTCTGGCTGGCAAGCCGGTGTTCAGCGTCCAGCACCACCCCGAAGCCTCGCCCGGCCCGGTCGATTCGCTCTATCTGTTCGAGCGTTTTGCGCACTATATGCGCGACGCCAAGGTGGCGGTTTAA
- a CDS encoding SMP-30/gluconolactonase/LRE family protein, with the protein MTQLFHPTCVLDLKATLGEGPVWSARDHALWFVDIKQKRVHRYDPDIGSHQSFLAPSEPGFLAPKTRGGFVVGCKTGLYDFAPKTGTFTLLSHVEPGLPTNRLNDGFVDAKGRLWFGSMDDDEEKPTGRLYRYDARGLKVMDDDYVITNGPAVSPDGKTLYHNDTLKKHIYAFDLDDHGDIHNKRLFAQLDAMGKIGGKTGAHGEGYMDGPIVDSQGQVWVGLFFGWGVHVYAPDGTLIRKVDLPVSNVTKIAFGGRDLKTVYATTAAKGLSADDLKSQPLAGGLFNFRSDVAGQPQNEINFL; encoded by the coding sequence ATGACCCAGCTCTTCCACCCCACCTGTGTTCTCGACCTCAAGGCCACGCTGGGCGAAGGGCCCGTATGGTCGGCGCGCGATCACGCCCTGTGGTTCGTCGATATCAAACAAAAGCGCGTCCACCGCTATGATCCCGACATCGGTTCGCATCAGTCCTTCCTCGCCCCGTCCGAGCCGGGCTTCCTCGCTCCCAAAACACGCGGCGGCTTTGTCGTCGGCTGCAAGACGGGCCTCTACGATTTCGCCCCCAAAACCGGCACCTTTACCCTGCTGAGCCATGTTGAACCGGGCCTGCCGACCAACCGTCTCAATGACGGCTTTGTCGATGCCAAGGGCCGCCTGTGGTTCGGCTCGATGGACGATGATGAGGAAAAGCCCACCGGTCGCCTCTACCGCTACGATGCGCGAGGTCTGAAAGTTATGGACGACGACTATGTCATCACCAATGGCCCGGCGGTCAGCCCCGACGGTAAGACCCTCTATCACAACGACACGCTGAAAAAGCACATCTATGCCTTCGATCTCGACGACCACGGCGACATCCATAACAAGCGCCTGTTCGCGCAACTGGACGCCATGGGCAAAATCGGGGGCAAAACCGGCGCGCACGGCGAAGGCTATATGGACGGCCCGATCGTCGATAGCCAGGGTCAGGTGTGGGTCGGGCTGTTCTTCGGCTGGGGCGTGCATGTCTATGCGCCGGATGGGACTCTGATCCGCAAGGTCGATCTACCGGTGTCGAACGTCACGAAGATCGCCTTTGGCGGCCGCGACCTGAAAACCGTCTATGCGACGACCGCCGCCAAGGGCTTGAGCGCCGATGATCTGAAATCGCAGCCGCTGGCGGGTGGTCTGTTCAACTTCCGCAGCGACGTAGCGGGTCAGCCGCAAAACGAAATAAACTTCCTCTGA
- a CDS encoding AAA family ATPase produces the protein MLSAITIQNFKSYVSAKLPLSPLTVLIGANASGKSNAIEAMRLLAWMAQGQKLSAIQYAVQNGDRFVRGNIKDLGYCGSSLFELGCENKSETYNSYKIQIERRIDGLHIVEEELTSNHTTVPLYRLEHPSIGQGTDVSVSYDNFARGGKKPKIVCNDQLAILTQLTSPATFNSEHKQSRRLIPRYTKHYESLLSSMLFLDPVPAKMRDYTFPSDRILQSDGSNLSGVLFDLWNSEMDLEDLLESENNIPVDLKPIQRDIISFIQSLPEQDISKLSFIREPRGGVMVQLTETFGDGERNYDASLLSDGTLRVLAISAAMLSAIEGSIVVIEEIDNGVHPSRAKHLLEKIQQIAEKRNIRVLLSTHNPALLDALPDSAIPDVVFCYRSKENGSSQLIKLENISDYPELIAQGTLGHLVTSGLLERFVKNHKSGLEKRNNALKWLSEISNRV, from the coding sequence ATGCTTAGTGCAATTACTATCCAAAATTTCAAAAGCTATGTGAGCGCGAAGCTTCCGCTTTCGCCGCTTACAGTTCTTATAGGTGCAAACGCATCAGGAAAGAGCAATGCTATTGAAGCAATGCGGCTACTTGCTTGGATGGCACAAGGGCAAAAGCTTTCTGCCATACAATACGCTGTGCAAAATGGCGATAGATTTGTCAGAGGAAATATCAAAGATTTAGGTTACTGTGGAAGTTCTCTATTTGAATTAGGATGCGAGAATAAATCCGAGACATATAATTCATATAAAATACAAATAGAGAGAAGAATAGATGGGCTTCATATAGTAGAAGAAGAATTAACTTCAAATCACACTACGGTCCCGCTTTATCGCTTAGAGCATCCTTCCATTGGGCAGGGCACTGACGTTAGCGTTTCGTACGATAATTTTGCGCGTGGAGGCAAAAAGCCTAAAATTGTTTGCAATGACCAGCTTGCAATTTTAACGCAGTTAACGAGCCCCGCCACATTCAACTCTGAACATAAACAATCTAGAAGACTTATTCCTAGATACACAAAACATTACGAGTCACTTTTGTCTTCCATGTTGTTTCTCGACCCCGTTCCAGCGAAGATGAGAGATTATACATTCCCGTCTGATAGAATATTACAAAGCGACGGATCAAATTTGTCTGGCGTTCTGTTTGATCTATGGAATAGTGAGATGGATCTTGAAGATTTATTAGAATCCGAAAACAATATTCCAGTTGATTTAAAACCAATTCAACGCGACATTATAAGCTTTATACAAAGCCTACCGGAACAAGATATCTCAAAATTAAGCTTTATTCGCGAGCCTCGCGGCGGGGTAATGGTACAACTTACCGAAACCTTCGGCGATGGGGAACGGAATTACGATGCATCATTACTTTCGGATGGAACTTTAAGGGTTCTAGCAATTTCTGCGGCAATGCTATCCGCAATAGAGGGAAGCATTGTAGTTATTGAAGAAATAGACAATGGTGTCCACCCCAGCCGGGCAAAGCATCTTCTGGAAAAAATTCAGCAAATTGCAGAAAAAAGAAATATAAGAGTTCTTCTATCTACCCATAACCCAGCACTTCTAGACGCACTACCCGATTCCGCAATCCCTGACGTTGTTTTTTGCTATAGAAGTAAGGAAAATGGATCAAGTCAATTAATAAAATTAGAGAACATTTCTGATTATCCGGAATTAATAGCTCAGGGCACGCTTGGGCACCTCGTAACCAGCGGCCTACTAGAGCGTTTTGTGAAAAATCATAAAAGTGGATTAGAAAAAAGAAACAATGCTTTGAAATGGCTTTCAGAAATTAGTAATAGAGTCTAA
- a CDS encoding SDR family NAD(P)-dependent oxidoreductase, producing the protein MSSAIYPSLKGRKVLITGGGSGIGGGLVKAFVNQGAKVHFIDLVDEVSATIDTGVLGVAPVFHQCDLTDTPALEKVLATIQADGPVTILLNNAARDDRHSLAEITSEFFDKNIGVNLKHMLMVTRAIAPGMKAAGGGAIINFGSISWHLGLPDLTLYETAKAGIEGMTRALARELGRDNIRVTTIIPGNVKTPRQMKWYTPEGERQIVEAQCLDGRIEPQHVASLALFLASDDAALCTGHGYWIDAGWR; encoded by the coding sequence ATGTCGTCTGCCATCTATCCGAGCCTGAAAGGGCGTAAGGTTCTCATCACCGGCGGGGGGTCGGGTATCGGCGGAGGGCTGGTCAAGGCCTTCGTCAATCAAGGGGCGAAGGTGCACTTCATCGACCTGGTCGATGAAGTCTCCGCCACCATTGACACCGGTGTTCTGGGCGTCGCGCCTGTGTTTCATCAGTGCGATCTGACCGATACGCCGGCGCTGGAAAAGGTGCTGGCCACCATTCAGGCGGACGGTCCGGTGACCATCCTACTCAACAATGCGGCGCGCGACGACCGTCATTCGCTGGCGGAAATCACGTCGGAATTTTTCGACAAGAATATCGGCGTCAACCTCAAGCATATGCTGATGGTTACCCGCGCCATTGCGCCGGGCATGAAGGCGGCGGGCGGCGGGGCCATCATCAATTTCGGCTCGATCTCTTGGCACCTCGGTCTGCCCGACCTGACGCTCTATGAAACGGCCAAGGCCGGTATCGAAGGCATGACGCGCGCTCTGGCCCGCGAACTGGGCCGCGACAATATCCGCGTCACCACCATCATCCCCGGCAATGTCAAAACGCCGCGCCAGATGAAGTGGTACACGCCCGAAGGCGAGCGTCAGATCGTCGAAGCCCAGTGCCTCGATGGCCGTATCGAGCCGCAGCACGTGGCCTCTCTGGCCCTGTTCCTCGCTTCTGACGACGCGGCCCTGTGCACCGGCCACGGCTACTGGATCGACGCCGGTTGGCGATAA